One window from the genome of Thiobacter sp. AK1 encodes:
- a CDS encoding methyl-accepting chemotaxis protein: MRRNLPVTQQEYDYRPGAVIISKTDAKGIILDANDDFVEISGYSREELIGQPHNILRHPDMPPAAFADLWATIKRGKLWNGIVKNRRKNGDHYWVEANVAPIFEQGRIAGYVSVRVKPTREQIAAAEKLYAEINAGRARLGGLWQRLAAVSLRTKIWIVAAVIGLVPVVAWVAGLPSGLTALASLLLTLGLAPLAIASVVRPIEALRDTMIATQGDGELTRRAPVRGDDEIGQMAKAYNALMLTLKGITQEIRTNVVTLERVSRSLLESADQVRASVEGQTAAAQESAAAVEELSASVASVVELGQQVRGDAHQSLEQTHRANEGISSMAGQIDRVENLVRRMAQSVEAFVTRAARISQMTRQVKEIADQTNLLALNAAIEAARAGEAGRGFAVVADEVRKLAEKSALTAQEIDGVTHTIEAESKTVQQTVQQGLGHFSEMQEAMEAFAELMAVSGHAVRQAAGRMDEVGNATREQAQAIQDISIQIARIAENGDRTVAIMRDACDLTSQLEEMARHLLDSVARFRT, encoded by the coding sequence ATGCGGCGCAACCTGCCGGTGACACAGCAGGAATACGATTATCGGCCCGGCGCAGTGATCATTTCCAAGACCGACGCCAAGGGCATCATCCTGGATGCCAACGACGACTTCGTCGAGATTTCTGGCTACAGCCGGGAAGAACTCATCGGCCAGCCCCACAACATCCTGCGTCACCCGGATATGCCGCCCGCGGCCTTCGCCGATCTGTGGGCGACCATCAAACGCGGCAAGCTCTGGAACGGCATCGTCAAGAACCGGCGCAAGAACGGCGATCACTACTGGGTGGAAGCCAATGTGGCGCCCATCTTCGAGCAGGGCCGCATCGCAGGCTATGTGTCGGTGCGGGTGAAACCCACGCGGGAGCAAATCGCCGCGGCGGAGAAACTCTACGCCGAGATCAACGCCGGTCGCGCCCGGCTGGGCGGGCTGTGGCAGCGTCTGGCCGCCGTGAGCTTGCGCACGAAGATCTGGATCGTGGCCGCGGTGATCGGTCTAGTGCCAGTGGTAGCCTGGGTCGCTGGCTTGCCCAGTGGCCTCACCGCCCTGGCAAGCCTTCTGCTCACCCTGGGGCTTGCGCCCCTGGCCATCGCCAGCGTCGTGCGCCCTATCGAGGCCCTGCGCGACACCATGATCGCCACCCAGGGCGACGGCGAGCTCACTCGGCGGGCACCGGTGCGGGGCGACGATGAAATCGGCCAGATGGCCAAGGCCTACAACGCCCTCATGCTCACGCTCAAGGGCATCACCCAGGAGATCCGCACCAATGTCGTAACCCTGGAACGCGTCTCGCGCAGCCTATTGGAAAGCGCCGACCAGGTGCGCGCGAGCGTCGAAGGCCAGACCGCGGCGGCCCAGGAGAGTGCGGCGGCGGTGGAGGAACTGTCGGCCAGCGTGGCCTCGGTGGTGGAGCTGGGACAGCAGGTGCGGGGCGATGCGCACCAGAGCCTGGAACAGACCCACCGGGCCAACGAGGGCATTTCCAGCATGGCGGGCCAGATCGACCGGGTGGAGAACCTGGTGCGGCGCATGGCCCAGTCGGTGGAAGCCTTTGTCACCCGTGCCGCCCGAATCAGCCAAATGACGCGCCAGGTGAAGGAAATCGCCGATCAGACCAATCTGCTCGCCCTTAACGCCGCCATTGAAGCCGCCCGTGCCGGGGAGGCTGGTCGCGGCTTTGCCGTGGTCGCCGACGAAGTGCGCAAGCTGGCGGAAAAATCCGCCCTCACCGCCCAGGAGATCGATGGCGTGACCCACACCATCGAGGCGGAAAGCAAGACCGTGCAGCAGACGGTGCAACAGGGGCTAGGACACTTCAGCGAAATGCAGGAGGCGATGGAAGCCTTCGCGGAGCTCATGGCGGTCTCCGGCCATGCGGTGCGCCAGGCCGCAGGCCGCATGGACGAGGTGGGCAACGCCACCCGGGAACAGGCGCAGGCCATCCAGGACATCTCCATCCAGATCGCGCGCATCGCCGAAAACGGCGATCGCACGGTGGCCATCATGCGGGACGCCTGCGACCTCACCAGCCAGCTCGAGGAAATGGCGCGCCATCTCTTGGACAGCGTCGCCCGCTTCCGCACCTAG
- a CDS encoding CBS domain-containing protein: protein MPIGEICNREVVIAFARENALEAAKLMRQYHVGDVIIVEEKDGRRVPVGIVTDRDLVIEVIAKEVDPSLFRVGELITRELATAREQDGVYETIQRMRVHGVRRMPVVDQEGALVGIVSLDDLLALLAEEMMALARITTREQEVEAALRR, encoded by the coding sequence ATGCCGATCGGAGAAATCTGCAACCGTGAAGTCGTCATCGCCTTCGCCCGGGAAAACGCGCTGGAAGCCGCCAAGCTCATGCGCCAGTACCACGTGGGGGATGTCATCATCGTGGAAGAAAAAGATGGGCGACGGGTGCCGGTGGGCATCGTCACCGATCGTGATCTGGTGATCGAGGTGATAGCCAAGGAAGTGGACCCGTCCTTGTTTCGAGTGGGCGAGCTGATCACCCGGGAGCTCGCCACCGCGCGCGAACAGGATGGCGTCTATGAGACCATCCAGCGCATGCGCGTGCACGGCGTGCGGCGCATGCCTGTGGTGGACCAGGAAGGCGCCCTAGTGGGCATCGTCTCCCTCGACGACTTGCTCGCCCTGCTCGCCGAAGAAATGATGGCGCTCGCCCGCATCACCACCCGCGAACAGGAAGTGGAGGCCGCGCTGCGCCGCTGA